In Mesoplodon densirostris isolate mMesDen1 chromosome 2, mMesDen1 primary haplotype, whole genome shotgun sequence, the DNA window ACATCAGCCCCCAGAGAGGCTGCAGACCTGCCTGCTGCAGCCGGGGGCACCCCCAGCGGGCAGGCACCACGCTGGTCAGGCAGATGCCCAGCGGGGCCATCCTCTGGACACTTCCACAGGCTCAGAGCTTTCTGGGGGAAGCTGGCTCCCTGCCACTGAGATAACAGCCGCTACAGCCAGAGCAGCAGCTGCTTGTCGGGCACTGACCACGTGCCTggcactttatatacattatctcatttaatcctcacgtgTAGAGACGCGTCAGGCAGGTGTGATTATCATGCCCCTCTAGAGGTGAGGAACGGTGAGGCTCAGTCAAGTGGCCAAAACTTGCCCGAGGTCATGCAGAGGTAGTACGTGGGCGAACCAGGCTTGCACCTCGAGTCCGGAGGGCACTCGGCGTCTGGCTCTTACCGCCGTGGTCCCCGCTGCAGGTCTCCTCACCTGCACGGCAGTTCCCCACTGGCCTGTGGCTGAGAGCCCTGtccaccctccccttctccctgtaTGTGACGGCCTCAGCATGTCCTGAGGGCTCTGCAAACAGGAAGGAAGTCCGTTTCCCTAGGAACCCACACCCCCTCGGTCAGGATCACCGCTGCCTTGCCCACCCTCCTTGAGACTCTTCTCGGAGCCTCTGGGTTGGAGCCTCTCAGTCCAGTTCCCCTTTGCTTGGGGACGATGACTCTGAGAGGTGCCTCAGGGAGCTGGGTGTCCGAGGTGGCCCCAGAGGCTGCTTTTCAAGCACCGACTGGGCAGAGAAGGTAACAGAAGAGGTGAAAGATGGGGGCGAGGCCAGGGGTGCCCAGAGGAGGGCTCGGAGAGGGGAAGGCTTGCTggcaggaaggaaaggagaggaaggcgAGTGGGCCGAGAGGACCTGGTTCTTATGCTGGAGCATCACCTCCACTGTCCCCCTGTCACCCCAGGCATCCTCGTGCACATAGACAACCTTCGCTGGGAGGGTGTCCCTTTCATCCTGATGTCCGGCAAAGCCTTGGATGAGAGAGTGGGCTACGTGCGGATCTTGTTCAAGGACCGGGCGTACTGTGCCCAGAGCGAGAAGCGCTGGGTCCCGGCCCAGAgccactgccttcctcagcagATCATCTTCTACATTGGCCACGGTGAGCTGGGCGGCCCAGCCGTGCTGGTCAGCAGGAACCTGTTcaggccctccctgccctccGCCAGCTGGAAGGAGGTGGAGGGCCAGCCTGGGCTTCGCCTCTTCGGCCGCCCTCTGTCTGATTACTACGCCTACAGCCCTGTGAGGGAGCAGGACGCCTACTCCATCCTCATCTCTCGTATCTTCCACCACCGGAAGGACTCCTTCATCACCGTGGAGAACTTGCTGGCTTCCTGGGTCTTCTGGACGCCCTTGCTGGACAGCCTGGCCCACGAGGTCCCACGCCTCTACCCAGGAGGAGTGGAGAACGGACACCTGTTGGACTTTGAGTTCGGTGGCAGCCACTTGTCCTTCTCCCAGCCGCCGCCGGAGCAGCTGGTGCCGGGGCCGGATTCTGCTCCCATGCCCAGCGACTTCCAGGTTCTCAGGGCCAAGTACCGAGACAGCCCGCTGATATCGGCCTGGCCGGAGGAGCTGATCACCAGGCTGGCCGGCGACATCGAGGCTGCAGCTGTGCAGGCTGTGAGGCGCTTTGGCGAGTTCCACCTGGCACTCTCGGGCGGCTCAAGCCCCGTGGCCCTGTTCCAGCAGCTGGCCATGGGGCACTACGGCTTCCCCTGGGCCCACACACACCTGTGGCTGGTGGACGAGCGCTGCGTCCCGCTCTGGGACCCCGAGTCCAACTTCCAGGGTCTGCAGGCTCACCTGCTGCAGCATGTGCATGTCCCCTACTACAACGTCCACCCCATGCCCGTGCACCGGCGCCAGCGGCTCTGTGCCGAGGAGGACCAGGGCGCCCAGGCCTATGCCGAGGAGATCTCCACCCTGGTGACCAACAGCAGCTTCGACCTGGTGCTGCTGGGCATGGGCACCGACGGGCACACGGCCTCCCTCTTCCCTCAGTCACCCGTCGGCCTGGACGGCCAGCAGCTGGTGGTGCTGACCACGAGCCCCTCAAGCCCGCGCCGGCGCATGAGCCTCAGCCTGCCCATCATCAACCGCGCCCACAAGGTGGCGGTCCTGGTCATGGGCCGGATGAAGCGCGAGATCGCCATGCTGGTGAGCCGCGTGGGCCGCGAGCCCAAGAAGTGGCCCATCTCGGGCGTCCTGCCTGACTCTGGCCAGCTGGTGTGGTACATGGACTATGACGCGTTTCTGGGGTGATGGTGCCTTTGCCCGTCGCTCGCCCCCACGCTCTCCTTCACCCGTCCTCTCTCCGCCCTCTCAGTCCTGCCCCAGCCCGCGTGCCCTGCTCTCTGGAATCTGATGCCTCGGTGGTCAGGCTCCCGGAGACAAAGGACaaagcccctccccagcccctgtgaCCGCCCCCGCCTAGTGGTGGCGGGTACACACCGgaacaaggaagaaatggaaTCTGTGCTCTTGAGAAGCTTCAAATCCAAGTCAGGAGAGAAATGTCCACCTTTAGAAAAGACCTGCAGCAGTTACATGTGAACACCAACCAGCGCAAAATAGGACGGTCTGAAAGCTCCCCGGGTGAGCAGGAATGTGGTGGGCCGAGGTTCATGGGGGGTTTCCTGCCGGCCGGGACCCTTCGACCGGCTGTGGTGGAAAAGCAGAACGTGGATGGTAGAGAGCAGCAGCCTGGCACCAGTGGCCCTGCGCCCCCCCAGAGCAGGCCGCTGGGAGCCCgcaccctcctccatccccttctTCCTGAGCCTCTGACTCACCTGCTGTCCTGTCTCCTCCGGGGCCACCTCCACCTGCTCTGCATCTCGGCTCTCTTTCT includes these proteins:
- the H6PD gene encoding GDH/6PGL endoplasmic bifunctional protein, with the translated sequence MKHAGAWNMLTAAVCMALLGCLQAQELQGHVSVILLGATGDLARKYLWQGLFQLYLEEAGKGHSFRFHGTALTSTKQGQEVIAKVLESLSCPRDTAPGRCAELKAQFQQLSEYRRLKTPEDYLALSKDIEARVQHEGLQEAGRIFYFSVPPFAYAEIARSINSSCRPGPGAWLRVVLEKPFGHDHRSAQQLATELGSFFQEEEMYRVDHYLGKQVVAQILPFRDQNRKALDGLWNRHHVERVEIIMKETVDAEGRTSFYEEYGVIGDVLQNHLTEILMLVAMELPLNISSSEAVLGHKLQAFRALRGLQRGSAVVGQYQAYRGQVRRELQKPDSFHSLTPTFAGILVHIDNLRWEGVPFILMSGKALDERVGYVRILFKDRAYCAQSEKRWVPAQSHCLPQQIIFYIGHGELGGPAVLVSRNLFRPSLPSASWKEVEGQPGLRLFGRPLSDYYAYSPVREQDAYSILISRIFHHRKDSFITVENLLASWVFWTPLLDSLAHEVPRLYPGGVENGHLLDFEFGGSHLSFSQPPPEQLVPGPDSAPMPSDFQVLRAKYRDSPLISAWPEELITRLAGDIEAAAVQAVRRFGEFHLALSGGSSPVALFQQLAMGHYGFPWAHTHLWLVDERCVPLWDPESNFQGLQAHLLQHVHVPYYNVHPMPVHRRQRLCAEEDQGAQAYAEEISTLVTNSSFDLVLLGMGTDGHTASLFPQSPVGLDGQQLVVLTTSPSSPRRRMSLSLPIINRAHKVAVLVMGRMKREIAMLVSRVGREPKKWPISGVLPDSGQLVWYMDYDAFLG